A window of the Fuscovulum sp. genome harbors these coding sequences:
- the tatB gene encoding Sec-independent protein translocase protein TatB yields the protein MEFGWAELLVIGVVALIVIGPKDLPEMFRTLGRFTAKARGMARDFSRAMEQAAKETGVDEVASDLKKVTSPKAMGLDAMKGAADRFEKWDPLKNAAKPTSPPPARPLTPPPMPPTPPAATPAPVAAAVAAPEPTIMGPATAALAEQQAQRKAIAAEAAEKLRAVGKPAAATKPAAAAPAKPAKTAAAPAPEPAAKPARKKAPAKAVAKPGEE from the coding sequence ATGGAATTCGGCTGGGCGGAGCTTCTGGTCATCGGGGTTGTGGCGCTGATCGTGATCGGCCCCAAGGACTTGCCGGAGATGTTCCGCACCCTTGGCCGCTTCACCGCCAAGGCACGTGGCATGGCGCGCGACTTTAGCCGCGCCATGGAACAGGCCGCCAAGGAGACGGGCGTCGACGAAGTGGCGAGTGACCTGAAAAAGGTCACGTCGCCCAAGGCGATGGGTCTGGACGCCATGAAAGGCGCCGCAGATCGCTTTGAAAAATGGGACCCGCTGAAGAACGCGGCGAAACCCACCAGCCCGCCCCCCGCGCGCCCCCTGACCCCGCCACCCATGCCGCCGACGCCGCCTGCGGCCACGCCCGCCCCGGTTGCAGCCGCAGTGGCCGCGCCCGAACCTACGATCATGGGACCTGCCACTGCCGCACTTGCCGAACAGCAGGCGCAACGCAAGGCCATTGCTGCCGAAGCTGCCGAAAAGCTCCGCGCCGTGGGCAAACCCGCCGCGGCCACAAAGCCTGCCGCAGCAGCGCCCGCGAAACCCGCAAAAACGGCCGCCGCCCCGGCCCCAGAGCCCGCTGCCAAGCCTGCCCGCAAGAAAGCCCCGGCCAAAGCTGTCGCAAAACCGGGCGAGGAATGA
- a CDS encoding ribonuclease J — protein sequence MTANRLIYLPLGGAGEIGMNAYVYGYGPAGKERLILVDMGVTFPDMDSTPGVDLILPDLGWLEDNLDRLEAIFITHAHEDHIGALGHLWPKLQKPVYARRFTATIGRLKFEEQGLPVEMIRTVLPRPETVTAGPFKVQFVPVSHSIPESAALVIDTPAGRIVHSGDFKLDHNPIVGEAWDDARFAEIAAERPVKALMCDSTNVFSLHPGRSESSIREPIRELVAGRGGLVVATTFASNVARLRTLAEAARAADRSVCLMGRAMKRMVAAAEQSGVLTDFPRTVSPEDAASVPRGNLMLIVTGSQGERRAASAQLSRGKYLGMEMKKGDLFLFSSKTIPGNEREVLRIVNNFSEMGVDVMDDGGGRYHVSGHANRPDLEHVHRLLLPDMLIPMHGEHRHLREHARIGAEAGLSTAVVTNGMMVDLSGEAPTVVGHIETGRVYLDGNVQVGALEGVIRYRIRMALNGHVMVTVILDDDAEVLGDAWVEIMGLSSKGRSGPLAETMEADLAEFLNGAGRKILRDDDKLDEALRRIVRQVSMEEIGKKPEVTVVVSRLMAE from the coding sequence ATGACTGCAAACCGGCTGATCTATCTTCCCCTCGGCGGTGCCGGGGAGATCGGCATGAACGCCTATGTCTATGGCTACGGCCCCGCCGGCAAGGAACGCCTGATCCTTGTCGACATGGGCGTAACCTTTCCGGACATGGATTCAACGCCGGGTGTGGACCTTATCCTTCCCGATCTGGGCTGGCTGGAAGACAATCTCGACCGTCTGGAAGCCATCTTCATCACCCACGCGCATGAAGACCATATCGGCGCATTGGGCCATCTCTGGCCCAAATTGCAAAAGCCCGTCTATGCCCGCCGCTTCACCGCCACCATCGGACGGCTGAAATTCGAAGAACAGGGTCTGCCGGTCGAAATGATCCGCACCGTCCTGCCGCGCCCGGAAACGGTGACGGCAGGTCCGTTCAAGGTGCAGTTCGTGCCGGTCAGCCATTCCATCCCCGAAAGCGCCGCGCTGGTGATCGACACGCCCGCAGGCCGCATCGTGCATTCGGGCGATTTCAAGCTCGATCACAACCCGATCGTGGGCGAGGCGTGGGATGACGCCCGCTTTGCCGAGATTGCCGCCGAACGCCCCGTCAAGGCGCTGATGTGCGATTCCACCAACGTCTTTTCTCTGCATCCCGGCCGGTCCGAAAGCTCCATCCGCGAACCGATCCGCGAATTGGTGGCCGGGCGCGGCGGTCTGGTTGTGGCCACAACCTTCGCCTCCAACGTCGCCCGTTTGCGCACCTTGGCCGAAGCCGCCCGCGCGGCAGACCGGTCGGTCTGCCTGATGGGCCGCGCGATGAAGCGCATGGTCGCCGCCGCCGAACAATCCGGCGTGCTGACCGATTTCCCCCGCACCGTCAGCCCCGAAGATGCCGCGAGCGTGCCGCGCGGCAACCTGATGCTGATCGTGACCGGTTCGCAAGGCGAACGCCGCGCCGCGAGCGCGCAACTGTCGCGCGGCAAGTATCTGGGGATGGAGATGAAGAAGGGCGATCTGTTCCTCTTCTCGTCCAAGACCATTCCCGGGAATGAGCGCGAGGTGCTGCGCATCGTCAACAACTTCTCGGAAATGGGGGTTGATGTGATGGATGACGGCGGTGGCCGCTATCACGTGTCGGGCCATGCCAACCGCCCCGATCTGGAACATGTCCATCGCCTCCTGCTGCCCGATATGCTGATCCCGATGCATGGCGAACACCGCCATCTGCGCGAACACGCCCGCATCGGGGCCGAGGCGGGCCTGTCCACCGCAGTTGTGACAAACGGCATGATGGTGGACCTCAGCGGTGAAGCCCCCACTGTCGTGGGCCATATCGAAACGGGGCGCGTCTATCTGGATGGCAATGTGCAGGTCGGCGCGCTGGAAGGCGTGATCCGCTACCGCATCCGCATGGCGCTGAACGGCCATGTCATGGTGACCGTGATCCTTGATGACGATGCCGAAGTGCTGGGCGACGCCTGGGTCGAGATCATGGGGCTTTCCTCCAAAGGCCGGTCCGGCCCGCTGGCTGAAACGATGGAGGCCGATCTGGCCGAATTCCTGAACGGAGCCGGGCGCAAGATCCTGCGCGACGATGACAAGCTGGACGAGGCGCTGCGCCGCATCGTGCGGCAGGTGTCGATGGAAGAGATCGGCAAGAAACCCGAAGTGACCGTCGTCGTCAGCCGCCTGATGGCCGAGTAA
- a CDS encoding DEAD/DEAH box helicase codes for MTKFSDLALDPRVLQAVAEAGYETPTPIQAQAIPHALQGRDVLGIAQTGTGKTASFVLPMITLLGQGRARARMPRSLVLAPTRELAAQVAENFDTYAKHTKLTKALLIGGVSFGEQDKLIDRGVDVLIATPGRLLDHFERGKLLLTGVQIMVVDEADRMLDMGFIPDIERIFQLTPFTRQTLFFSATMAPEIERITNTFLSNPAKIEVARQSTASTTIEQKLIQFTPSRKDRSFTEKRAVLRALIKAEGESCTNAIVFCNRKMDVDVVAKSLKSHGFNASPIHGDLDQSVRTRTLDGFRDGSVHLLIASDVAARGLDIPAVSHVFNFDVPSHPEDYVHRIGRTGRAGRLGKAYTIAVPSDEKYLSAIESLVKMPIPRGELPEGLDLASEGSDRPREERSSRGGRDRNEGRDRGRSGGGREDRAPREPRAEVPVAVAQPEPVQAEAPAPQPRREERPRREDERRSEGRSDERRADGNRGEDRRERRDDRRDDRRGGYRDDRGGPPVVGMGDHVPDFILRSFKIASAPVDESEEDMAVSGTEG; via the coding sequence ATGACCAAATTCTCCGATCTCGCGCTGGACCCGCGCGTACTTCAGGCCGTTGCGGAAGCGGGCTATGAAACCCCGACGCCCATTCAGGCGCAGGCCATCCCCCATGCGCTGCAAGGCCGCGATGTTCTGGGCATTGCCCAGACAGGCACAGGCAAGACCGCAAGCTTCGTGCTGCCGATGATCACGCTGCTGGGCCAGGGCCGCGCACGCGCCCGGATGCCGCGCAGCCTTGTGCTGGCGCCGACGCGCGAACTGGCCGCACAGGTGGCCGAAAACTTCGACACCTATGCCAAGCATACCAAGCTGACCAAGGCGCTGCTGATTGGCGGCGTATCCTTTGGCGAACAGGACAAGCTGATCGACCGCGGAGTCGACGTGCTGATTGCAACGCCCGGCCGTCTGCTGGACCATTTCGAACGCGGCAAGCTGCTGTTGACCGGCGTGCAGATCATGGTGGTGGATGAGGCCGACCGGATGCTGGATATGGGGTTCATCCCCGATATCGAACGCATCTTCCAGCTGACGCCCTTCACCCGCCAGACCCTGTTCTTCAGCGCCACCATGGCGCCGGAGATCGAGCGGATCACCAATACCTTCCTGTCGAACCCGGCCAAGATCGAAGTGGCGCGGCAATCCACCGCCTCGACCACGATCGAACAGAAGCTGATCCAGTTCACCCCATCGCGCAAGGATCGCAGCTTTACCGAAAAGCGCGCCGTGCTGCGGGCGCTGATCAAGGCCGAGGGCGAAAGCTGCACCAACGCCATCGTCTTCTGCAACCGCAAGATGGATGTGGATGTGGTGGCCAAGTCGCTCAAGTCGCATGGGTTCAACGCATCACCTATCCATGGGGATCTGGACCAGTCGGTGCGGACGCGGACGCTGGACGGCTTCCGTGACGGATCGGTGCATCTGCTGATCGCGTCGGACGTAGCGGCGCGCGGTCTGGACATTCCGGCCGTGAGCCATGTGTTCAATTTCGACGTGCCGAGCCATCCGGAGGATTACGTCCACCGCATCGGCCGGACGGGCCGCGCCGGGCGTCTGGGCAAGGCCTATACGATTGCCGTGCCGTCGGATGAGAAATACCTGTCGGCCATTGAGAGCCTGGTGAAAATGCCGATCCCGCGTGGCGAACTGCCCGAGGGGCTGGATCTTGCGAGCGAAGGGTCGGACCGGCCGCGCGAAGAGCGCAGCTCGCGTGGCGGGCGTGACCGGAATGAAGGGCGTGATCGTGGCCGCAGCGGTGGCGGGCGTGAAGACCGCGCACCGCGTGAGCCGCGGGCCGAAGTGCCGGTCGCCGTCGCCCAGCCGGAACCGGTGCAGGCCGAGGCCCCTGCCCCGCAGCCGCGCCGCGAAGAGCGCCCACGTCGCGAAGATGAGCGGCGGTCCGAAGGGCGCAGCGATGAACGTCGGGCTGATGGAAATCGGGGCGAGGATCGGCGCGAGCGTCGGGATGATCGGCGCGACGACCGTCGCGGTGGCTATCGCGATGACCGTGGCGGCCCGCCCGTAGTGGGCATGGGCGACCATGTACCGGATTTCATCCTGCGCAGCTTCAAGATCGCCAGCGCCCCGGTGGATGAGAGCGAAGAAGACATGGCCGTCAGCGGCACCGAAGGCTGA
- a CDS encoding peptide chain release factor 3 has product MLDNRPTLPPEIARRRTFAIIAHPDAGKTTLTEKFLLFGGAIQMAGQVRAKGEARRTRSDFIKMEQERGISVSASAMSFDFGTYRFNLVDTPGHSDFSEDTYRTLTAVDCAVMVIDGAKGVESQTRKLFEVCRLRDLPILTFCNKMDREARDTFEIIDEIQENLAIDVSPASWPIGQGREFLGCYDILNDRLELMDRADRNRVAETIQINGLDDPKLAQHVPADLLAKLRDELEMARELLPAFDRNALLNGSMTPIWFGSAINSFGVKELMDGIGKYGPEPQPQPTATRKVAPEEQAVTGVVFKVQANMDPKHRDRVAFVRLASGHFERGMKLLHVRSKKPMAVSNPVLFLAADRELAEEAWAGDIIGIPNHGQLRIGDALTEGEALRFTGIPSFAPELLQGVRAGDPMKAKHLEKALMQFAEEGAAKVFKPMIGSGFIVGVVGALQFEVLASRIEQEYSLPVRFEPSQFTSARWVSGPKDEVDRFVNVNKGHIGTDNDGDMVYLTRLKWDIDRVERDYPLLRLTATKEMMV; this is encoded by the coding sequence ATGCTAGACAATCGCCCCACCCTTCCGCCCGAAATCGCCCGCCGCCGGACGTTCGCCATCATCGCGCACCCCGATGCGGGCAAGACGACGTTGACCGAAAAGTTCCTGCTGTTCGGCGGGGCGATTCAGATGGCGGGCCAGGTGCGCGCCAAGGGCGAGGCACGGCGGACGCGGTCGGACTTCATCAAGATGGAGCAGGAGCGCGGGATTTCGGTTTCTGCCAGCGCCATGTCGTTCGATTTCGGCACGTACCGGTTCAATCTGGTTGACACCCCCGGCCACAGCGATTTTTCGGAAGACACCTATCGCACGCTTACCGCCGTGGATTGCGCCGTGATGGTGATCGACGGGGCAAAGGGCGTGGAAAGCCAGACACGCAAGCTGTTTGAAGTCTGCCGCCTGCGCGATCTGCCGATCCTGACCTTTTGTAACAAGATGGACCGCGAGGCGCGGGACACGTTCGAGATCATCGACGAAATTCAGGAAAATCTGGCCATCGACGTGTCGCCCGCAAGTTGGCCCATCGGGCAGGGGCGCGAGTTTTTGGGATGTTATGACATTCTGAATGACCGGCTGGAACTGATGGACCGGGCGGATCGCAACCGGGTGGCGGAAACGATCCAGATCAACGGGTTGGATGATCCGAAGCTGGCGCAGCATGTGCCCGCTGACCTGCTGGCCAAGCTGCGTGACGAGCTGGAAATGGCGCGGGAGTTGCTGCCCGCCTTTGACCGCAACGCCCTGCTGAACGGGTCAATGACACCGATCTGGTTCGGGTCGGCGATCAATTCCTTTGGGGTGAAGGAGTTGATGGACGGGATCGGGAAATACGGCCCCGAACCACAGCCCCAGCCCACGGCGACGCGCAAGGTGGCCCCGGAGGAACAGGCCGTGACCGGCGTGGTGTTCAAGGTGCAGGCCAATATGGACCCCAAGCACCGCGACCGCGTGGCCTTTGTCAGACTTGCATCCGGCCATTTCGAGCGGGGCATGAAGCTGCTGCATGTGCGGTCGAAAAAGCCGATGGCGGTGTCGAACCCGGTGCTGTTTCTGGCCGCGGATCGGGAATTGGCCGAAGAGGCCTGGGCGGGCGACATCATCGGCATTCCGAACCATGGCCAGTTGCGCATCGGCGATGCGCTGACCGAAGGTGAAGCGCTGCGGTTCACGGGCATCCCGTCCTTTGCGCCGGAATTACTGCAAGGTGTGCGGGCGGGCGATCCGATGAAGGCCAAGCATCTGGAAAAGGCGCTGATGCAGTTTGCCGAAGAGGGTGCTGCCAAGGTGTTCAAGCCGATGATCGGATCGGGCTTTATCGTGGGCGTCGTGGGTGCCTTGCAATTCGAGGTGCTGGCCAGCCGGATCGAGCAGGAATACAGCCTGCCCGTGCGGTTCGAGCCTTCGCAATTCACATCGGCCCGCTGGGTTTCGGGGCCGAAGGATGAGGTGGACCGCTTCGTCAACGTCAACAAGGGCCATATCGGCACCGACAATGATGGCGACATGGTCTATCTGACGCGTCTGAAATGGGACATTGACCGGGTTGAGCGCGACTATCCGCTGCTGCGGCTGACGGCGACCAAGGAAATGATGGTCTGA
- a CDS encoding twin-arginine translocase TatA/TatE family subunit: protein MFNNIGPMGLILIAIVVLVLFGRGKVSSLMGEVGKGITAFKKGVNDGKAELDGEAAEGARDVTPAAAPAAAPVAASAPLADKDKV, encoded by the coding sequence ATGTTCAACAATATCGGCCCGATGGGCCTGATCCTGATCGCAATCGTCGTGCTGGTGCTCTTTGGGCGCGGCAAGGTGTCGTCGCTGATGGGCGAAGTCGGCAAGGGCATCACGGCCTTCAAGAAGGGCGTGAATGACGGCAAAGCCGAGCTGGACGGCGAGGCCGCCGAAGGCGCGCGCGACGTCACCCCCGCCGCTGCGCCTGCCGCAGCGCCGGTTGCCGCCTCTGCCCCTCTGGCGGACAAGGACAAGGTCTGA
- a CDS encoding HTH domain-containing protein, translating to MKRDDRLYDLIQIMRDGRLHTAAELAAAVGVSTRTVWRDMAVMARTGLPVEGERGLGYILRSPLMLPPTLMTADELEALVEGLRHVAEDEANPRARAARALLSKVATLMPQAGIEEAG from the coding sequence ATGAAACGGGATGACCGGCTTTACGACCTGATCCAGATCATGCGCGACGGGCGTCTGCATACGGCGGCGGAACTGGCGGCGGCGGTGGGGGTGTCCACACGCACGGTGTGGCGTGACATGGCGGTGATGGCGCGCACGGGCCTGCCGGTCGAGGGGGAGCGGGGATTGGGATATATCCTGCGGTCCCCCCTGATGCTGCCGCCCACGCTGATGACGGCGGATGAGCTGGAGGCGCTGGTCGAGGGGCTGCGCCATGTGGCCGAGGACGAGGCCAACCCCCGCGCAAGGGCTGCGCGCGCGCTGCTGAGCAAGGTGGCAACCCTGATGCCGCAGGCGGGGATTGAAGAAGCAGGGTGA
- a CDS encoding type III pantothenate kinase, with product MLLAIDCGNTNTVVSIWDGARFIATWRIATDHKRTADEYFVWLSSLMMLTKTEATIDSAIISSTVPRVVFNLRVLCNRYFDCRPLVVGKPECRLPVSPRVDLGTTVGPDRLVNTVGAHDRHGGDLIVVDFGTATTFDVVDLDGAYIGGVIAPGVNLSLEALHMAAAALPHVDISRPIRAIGTNTVACMQSGVYWGYIGLVEGIVREVRKERDRPMKVIATGGLASLFAQDTELFDSVEDDLTMHGLMLIDRYNKEMETA from the coding sequence ATGCTCCTCGCCATCGATTGCGGCAATACCAACACCGTCGTCTCCATCTGGGACGGCGCGCGCTTCATCGCCACATGGCGCATCGCCACCGATCACAAACGCACGGCCGATGAATACTTCGTCTGGCTGTCCTCGCTGATGATGCTGACCAAAACCGAAGCCACCATCGACAGCGCCATCATCTCTTCCACCGTGCCGCGCGTGGTGTTCAACCTGCGCGTCCTATGCAACCGCTATTTCGACTGCCGCCCGCTGGTTGTGGGCAAACCCGAATGCCGCCTTCCCGTCAGCCCCCGCGTTGATCTGGGCACCACCGTAGGCCCTGACCGGCTGGTCAACACTGTGGGTGCGCATGACCGCCATGGCGGCGATCTGATCGTCGTCGATTTCGGCACCGCCACCACCTTTGACGTCGTGGATCTGGACGGCGCCTATATCGGCGGCGTTATCGCCCCCGGCGTGAACCTCTCGCTCGAGGCGTTGCACATGGCCGCCGCCGCCCTGCCGCATGTCGACATCAGCCGCCCCATCCGCGCCATAGGAACGAATACGGTGGCCTGCATGCAATCTGGCGTATACTGGGGCTATATCGGCCTGGTCGAAGGCATCGTGCGCGAAGTGCGCAAGGAACGCGACCGCCCGATGAAGGTTATCGCGACCGGGGGCCTCGCCTCCCTGTTCGCGCAGGATACTGAACTATTTGACAGCGTCGAAGATGACCTGACCATGCATGGCCTGATGCTCATCGACCGTTACAACAAGGAAATGGAAACCGCATGA
- a CDS encoding ABC transporter ATP-binding protein, which yields MPDTPPPRLVATGLSRSFGGAPVVNDVSLEVAAGQVTCLLGPSGCGKSTTLRMIAGVERPDTGTIRIDGRTVCGDGVLVPPESRSVGLMFQDFALFPHLTVAQNVAFGLSGDRAAKARRVDELLDRVNLSGYGPKHPHQLSGGEQQRVALARALAPRPKVMLMDEPFSGLDNRLRDGIRDTTLEVLKEEGTAVLLVTHEPDEAMRMADEIALMRGGRIVQRGAPYNIYNAPVDKAAAAFFSDINVIRGTCRGALTDTPFGAFLTPGYPDGAEVEIIIRPQHLKIDFDRGGRGPNPTAQDGTPARGTLQRARYLGRESLVDFRMDHDGSILTASVPGVFLPKPGTALWLMIRRDRCFVYPASR from the coding sequence ATGCCCGACACGCCGCCCCCCCGCCTTGTCGCCACCGGACTGAGCCGGTCCTTCGGCGGTGCGCCGGTGGTGAATGACGTGTCGCTGGAAGTGGCGGCAGGGCAGGTGACCTGTCTCCTCGGCCCATCGGGCTGCGGCAAGTCCACCACGCTGCGGATGATCGCGGGTGTCGAACGCCCCGATACCGGCACCATCCGCATCGACGGGCGCACCGTCTGCGGCGATGGCGTCCTTGTCCCGCCAGAGTCGCGCTCGGTCGGGCTGATGTTTCAGGATTTCGCCCTGTTCCCGCACCTGACCGTGGCTCAGAACGTGGCCTTCGGTCTGTCCGGGGACCGCGCGGCCAAGGCGCGGCGGGTGGATGAACTCCTCGACCGCGTCAACCTCTCCGGCTACGGCCCCAAACACCCGCATCAGCTTTCGGGTGGCGAACAGCAGCGCGTGGCCCTCGCCCGCGCTTTGGCCCCGCGCCCCAAGGTCATGCTGATGGACGAACCCTTTTCCGGCCTCGACAACCGCCTGCGCGACGGCATCCGCGACACCACGCTTGAGGTGCTGAAAGAAGAAGGCACCGCCGTTCTTCTGGTCACCCATGAACCGGATGAGGCAATGCGCATGGCCGATGAAATCGCCCTGATGCGCGGCGGCCGGATCGTGCAGCGCGGCGCGCCCTACAACATCTACAACGCCCCGGTGGACAAGGCCGCCGCCGCGTTCTTCAGCGATATCAACGTGATCCGCGGCACCTGCCGCGGCGCGCTGACCGATACGCCCTTTGGCGCCTTCCTCACCCCCGGCTACCCCGACGGGGCCGAGGTCGAAATCATCATCCGCCCCCAGCACCTGAAGATTGATTTCGACCGGGGTGGTCGCGGCCCCAACCCCACCGCGCAGGACGGTACCCCCGCGCGCGGCACGCTGCAACGCGCCCGCTATCTGGGCCGCGAAAGCCTTGTCGATTTCCGGATGGACCATGATGGATCAATCCTCACCGCATCCGTCCCCGGCGTCTTTCTCCCCAAACCCGGCACCGCGCTCTGGCTCATGATCCGCCGTGACCGCTGCTTCGTGTATCCGGCCAGCCGCTGA
- a CDS encoding SDR family oxidoreductase yields the protein MDLGIRGKRALVCASSKGLGKGCAEALAEAGVDLILNARGAEALEATAAAIRARHNVNVTAIAADITTDEGRDRVLAAAAGVDILVTNAGGPPPGIWSDWTRDDFIRALDANMLTPIALMKALLPGMIERKWGRVVNITSQSVKAPIPQLGLSNTARAGLTGYVAGTSRQVAPHGVTINNLLPGIHATDRATSLDQVVMKTEGISMDAARARREASIPARRYGDPGDFGAACAFLCSQQAAFIVGQNILLDGGQTVATL from the coding sequence ATGGATCTGGGCATCAGGGGAAAACGCGCACTCGTCTGCGCCTCGTCCAAGGGTCTTGGCAAAGGCTGCGCCGAGGCGCTGGCCGAAGCCGGGGTCGACCTGATCCTGAACGCCCGCGGAGCCGAGGCGCTGGAGGCCACTGCCGCCGCCATCCGCGCCCGTCACAACGTGAACGTCACCGCCATCGCCGCCGACATCACCACAGATGAGGGCCGCGACCGCGTGCTTGCGGCAGCAGCAGGCGTCGATATCCTTGTCACCAACGCAGGCGGCCCACCCCCGGGCATCTGGTCGGACTGGACCCGCGACGATTTCATCCGCGCGTTGGATGCCAACATGCTCACCCCGATCGCACTGATGAAGGCGCTTCTTCCCGGGATGATCGAACGCAAATGGGGCAGGGTGGTCAACATCACCTCGCAATCCGTCAAGGCCCCGATCCCCCAGCTTGGCCTCTCCAACACCGCGCGCGCCGGATTGACCGGCTATGTCGCTGGCACCTCGCGTCAGGTCGCGCCCCATGGCGTGACGATCAACAACCTGCTGCCCGGCATTCATGCCACCGATCGCGCCACCTCGCTTGATCAGGTCGTGATGAAGACAGAGGGCATCAGCATGGACGCCGCCCGCGCCCGGCGTGAGGCATCAATCCCCGCCCGCCGCTATGGCGACCCCGGCGATTTCGGCGCGGCCTGCGCCTTTCTCTGCTCGCAACAGGCGGCCTTCATCGTAGGGCAGAACATCCTGCTCGATGGCGGCCAGACAGTCGCCACGCTGTGA
- a CDS encoding biotin--[acetyl-CoA-carboxylase] ligase, with protein MSGNAPWPEGVGRQLLDTVDSTNAHAFRMAPHQPGPCWFLAGEQTAGRGRRARAWASPRGNFHGTLLLHPAEPAATVALRSFAAALALRDAFVSLTGLPQAFQLKWPNDVLLNGGKVAGILLESAGAGQGVAQLAIGIGVNLIASPDAAQVEPGALPPVSLLAETGLRVTPEAFLNALAPAYAAWEQTFTQHGFAPLRRAWLDHAARLGEPIRARTGTETRDGIFDSIDETGALILRQSHGSVAIPAAEVFF; from the coding sequence TTGTCCGGTAACGCCCCCTGGCCCGAGGGGGTGGGTCGCCAGCTCCTCGACACGGTCGACAGCACCAATGCCCATGCCTTCCGCATGGCCCCGCACCAGCCGGGGCCGTGCTGGTTTCTGGCGGGTGAACAGACCGCAGGCCGTGGCCGCCGCGCCCGCGCTTGGGCAAGTCCGCGCGGGAACTTCCATGGCACGCTGCTGCTGCACCCGGCCGAACCCGCCGCCACCGTCGCCCTGCGCTCCTTCGCTGCCGCCTTGGCGCTGCGCGATGCGTTTGTTTCGCTGACAGGCCTGCCGCAAGCGTTCCAGCTGAAATGGCCCAATGACGTGCTGCTGAACGGCGGCAAGGTGGCGGGCATCCTGCTGGAAAGCGCGGGCGCGGGGCAGGGGGTGGCACAGCTTGCCATCGGGATCGGCGTCAACCTCATTGCCTCCCCCGACGCCGCACAGGTGGAACCCGGCGCGCTTCCACCCGTTTCACTGCTGGCCGAAACTGGCCTGCGCGTCACGCCAGAAGCGTTCCTGAATGCCCTCGCCCCCGCCTATGCTGCATGGGAACAAACCTTCACACAACACGGCTTCGCCCCCCTGCGTCGCGCATGGCTGGATCATGCCGCACGTCTGGGTGAGCCAATCCGCGCCCGGACAGGGACGGAAACCCGTGACGGCATCTTCGACAGCATAGATGAGACCGGCGCACTGATCCTGCGCCAATCCCACGGCTCCGTCGCCATTCCGGCGGCGGAAGTGTTCTTCTGA
- a CDS encoding YafY family protein produces the protein MRRTDRLFDLIQILRDGRLHTARDMAERLEVSTRTLWRDMATLIASGLPVEGERGVGYILREPITLPPLTLTDEETEALAVAMRLLAVGADPSLAGAAASLAAKISAVLPESRRAHADPPVWIFPGEEALAAAAHLPTLRRAIRLHEVVDIAYVDESGRESRRAVRPLVLEFWGRVWTLAAWCEGRSDFRSFRVDRMSDVVLTGRIALPEVGRDLAAWRAKIGVSGWPDTRSSGHGGS, from the coding sequence ATGCGCCGCACCGACCGATTGTTCGACCTGATCCAGATTTTGCGCGATGGCCGCCTGCATACCGCACGCGACATGGCCGAACGGCTGGAGGTTTCGACCCGGACACTTTGGCGCGACATGGCCACGCTGATTGCCAGCGGCCTTCCGGTCGAAGGAGAGCGGGGCGTGGGTTATATCTTGCGCGAGCCGATCACCTTGCCGCCGCTAACCCTTACCGACGAAGAAACCGAGGCGTTGGCAGTGGCGATGCGCTTGCTGGCGGTGGGAGCAGACCCGAGCCTCGCCGGGGCCGCGGCCAGCCTTGCAGCCAAGATTTCGGCGGTATTGCCGGAATCGCGGCGGGCCCATGCCGACCCTCCGGTATGGATTTTTCCAGGTGAGGAAGCCTTGGCCGCAGCGGCGCATTTGCCGACCCTGCGGCGGGCGATCCGGCTGCATGAGGTGGTGGACATCGCCTATGTGGATGAAAGCGGGCGGGAAAGTCGGCGGGCTGTCCGGCCTTTGGTTCTGGAATTCTGGGGGCGGGTTTGGACGCTGGCCGCATGGTGCGAAGGGCGCAGCGATTTCCGGTCTTTTCGCGTGGACCGGATGTCGGATGTTGTTCTGACAGGGCGGATCGCGCTGCCCGAGGTCGGGCGCGACCTTGCGGCATGGCGGGCGAAGATTGGCGTCAGCGGCTGGCCGGATACACGAAGCAGCGGTCACGGCGGATCATGA